DNA from Helcococcus ovis:
TTATCTTTTTCTTTACATCAACTTGTAATGGTTGATTATTAATTTTAAGATTATTTAATTCATTTAACACCATATACTCTTGATAAAGCAAAGATGATTTAGGTAAAACTTTCTCATTAGGTAAATAAGTACATTCATTAATCATTCTTTTTATAAATTCTTCTTCAGATTTATGTAAATCAACTACAGTTTCAAAATTCCAAGGCCTAATTTTTTCATTTTTATATTCTTCATTTTTAACTATCCAAGCATTTCCACCTTTATTTTTATGATAGTCATTTAATGGTCCTACATAATATGGAATCCTAAATTTAAATATCTTTTCAATCTTTTCAGCCCTAGTAAATCCATCTTCTTTTACTTCAAAAGATGGATAATCTAATAGTAAATTTTCTATTATTTTTCTTAGCTCAATTAAATGAACTTGATGAGGTATTACCGAATTAGTTGAAACGATTTGTTTTAATAGGAATTGCTCATTTTCAATTTTTGAAATAATATATAAATAATCTTTATCATTATTATCTACAATTTTATTTAATTCTTTTTTTATATAATTTGTGAAATCTTCATAACTACATTTTTTTACAGGAAATATTCTTTTTTTATTATTATAATAGCCTAAATATGCTACATATCCTTTTTCATTAGATTTATCTCTAAAAATTTGATTATAAACTTTATTATCTGAATCATATTTTCTTATTAAATTTTTTAATAATTTTAAATCATTTTGATGGTTATTATAGGATTCAACTTTTGCATCAGATAAATATTTATGACCTTTTAGTATATCTTTTAATAAAATGAAATCATATATTGCTTTTAAATTAATAATTAATTCATATTTATATCCTAATAAATTTTCAAAATATTCTAAATTTTCTTGATATTTTTCATCAGAAAGTTCAAAATCAGTTTTTTTATCTTCTTCTACTTTCACTTTTATTTCATCATCATTAAATATATCCTTTACCTTAACTTTTCCTGATATTACAAGAGTAAAAATACTATTTAGTATTTTTATTTTAGTTTTATCTGATTTGTAATTAGGTATAATATTTTTTACTTTATTTTTCTTATCAGTCTTTTTTAATGAATTATCTAACAAGACAGTAAATATTTCATTATAAAAATCTTCATCTAAATTTATATCTAATTCTTCATTAATTATATTCATTAAATTATATAGATATGGTTTGTAATCCGTTATATTATTTAATTCACCATCAATAAGGAAATGCCCCCTCTTCTTCATCATTTGATTAATTGCCAAAAAATATAACCTTATATCTTTTTTTTCAGAATGTTCTATTAAATCTTTTCTTAAATGAAAAATTGTTTTATATTTTTTAAAATATTCTTTATCAGTAAAATTCAAGTCATCAAACAATGAGTATTTTCCATTTATTTTTTTATCCTCTTCCCAATACTTACTTTCATCTAACCTCAAATAAAAATTTTTGTCTACTTTACTAATTTCTTCTTCGAAAATTTCCCTTAATAATTGGAGTCTCATTCGTTTCCTATCGTTACGCCTTTTTGAAGATCTAAAACCTCTTCTTTCTGCTGCCGTTTTAGCTTCAGAAAATAATCTTACACCCCATAAATCTTTACCTTTTTTTCTTATAAGGTTATAAACTTCATCAGTAACTGCCCATCCTACAGAATTTGTTCCAATATCTAATCCTAAGTAATATTTTCCCATTATTCCTCCTAATATAATAAAAACTTGACAAATAAAATTTTTTTTGAAATAATGTATACATAATCTTGTTAATACCTATACGAGATTACATCATGAGTTCAAATAAAAATTTATTCGAATCGCCCGCAGGGCTTGCATTGGCAAACTAAACAAATCTACGGATTTGTTTTTTTATTTTAAATACATTTCAAAAAACGTATATCATATTTATTATATAATATTCATTTATTTTTATCAATATAAATCTTTGCTCTCTTACCATAATATTCTTTATTTGTAACTTTAGCATATAATAATTTTTTTGCATACATTTTAAAGAGAAAAGATTATATTATCACTTTTAATAAATAACCTATTTCTATATTTTTTAATTATTCAATAAACTCTTCACTCATTTTACCATCAACAATTTTAAAAACTCTATCACAATGCTTTAAAAGTCTATTATCGTGAGTTACCATTATAGTTGTTCTATTTGAGTCTTCTGTAATTTCTTTTAGAATTTTTACTACATCCATTGCCCTATTTGTATCTAAGCTTGCTGTAGGCTCATCTGCTAATATTAAATTTGGCTCTGGGTATAAAGCTCTAGCAATAGCTGCTCTTTGTCTTTCACCACCAGATAAATCACCCGGATATTGATCTTTTCTATTGTAAATTCCAAATTTTTCCATTATTGATTTTGCTTTTTCCTTATTGTGTTTCGTTTTATTAAACTTATCAACTAACTCAAATTGTTCAGAAATTTTTAAAAATGGTACTAGATTTGAAGCTTGCAATATAAACCCAATTTTATCAAATCTTAAACTATTTCTATCTTTTTCATTCAATTCACTAATATCTTGTCCATTGAAAAATATTTTTCCATTTGTTGGCTTTTGTAATCCACCCATCATTGTAAGAAGTGTAGATTTTCCTGAACCTGATGGCCCAATTATAGCTACTAATTCTCCAGAATTAACTGAAAATGACGTTTCCTTTAATGCTTCTATTTTATCATTTCCATCTTGAAATTCTTTATTTACTTTTTCAAATCTTATTATTTCGCTCATTATTAACTCCTAATCTAACACTTCTAATGGATCAACTTTTGTTACACCTCTTACAGAAAATATTGCACCAACAAGTGAAATTACAACTATTATCAACGCTATTAATCCGTAAAATGTATAATTTGATTTAAATGGAACAGTCTTAGGTAAAAATATTTCTGAAACCAGATTTAATCCTAATCCAATTAATACACCTATCACACTTACTAAAAAAGTCTGATGAATTACAGATTTAGAAATATATAAGTTTGATATCCCCTGTACTTTCATTATTCCAAATGTTTGTTTCTTTTGCATTGTTATAATATACATAAAGACACCTAGTACTATAGTAGATATTAGTATTAGAAATCCTATCATTAGTCCAAATGTAAGTACTTGAGCTAAATATCCAGGAATCTCATTTATGAATTCGTCAATGCTTATTACATCATATTTTTCATTAGTTTTTAAATCATTTTCACCATGAACAATTATACCAGCAATTCTCTCAGGAATATTTTTCGTAGCACCCGAAGTTGCATCAGTTTTATCATCATTTGATTCAGCATCATGTTTTACAAAACTTAAAATGTTTGGTGATGATTCATTTAATTCTGTATAAATAACTGAAGAAACATTGTATTTTGATTCTTTTGTAAATCCAACTATTTCATACTCTCTATCATTCATACTTATTAATAGTTTGTCTCCAATTTCAAGTTTTTCTTCATCTTTAAGTGAAATTGAAGCTAGAACTTGATCTTTATTTTCAGGTTTTTTTCCTTCTATTATTTCAGGATAAGCCTTAGAATCTTGATTTAGTCCAATCATAGCAATGTTAATTGTATTTTCTTTAGATTCATTTGAATTTTTATATGCTACAACTCTTGCCAAATTTATTGGTGAAATATCATAATTCTTTAAATCGTCAAGTGCCTTCTTATCCATCATTGATGCTGATAAATTTGAATTTGTACCTGATTTTAATACAATTTTATTTGCATTCCACATTTCTACAGCTGTCACATTGTCTTTTGCAAGTCCATATGCTAAGCCAGTTAAGAAGAAAACTAGATATGAAATTAATACTACAATACATATAATTAAAACAAATCTACTTTTCTCTTTTTTCATTTCTTTTATTGCTAAAAACATTATCTCTCCTTATTAATTTTATATAATATATCACATATTATATATTAAGGAGTTGTATTTTACAACTATTAATGTTAGGATATATTTATAAAAAATTTATGAGGTATTTATGGATTTTATATGTTTTATTAATATGTTTTATAGATATGGCAAAAAACTTTTAGAAGAAATGTTGTCAGATAAAAATTTAAATATGCAAGAATTAATAGTACTTTTAGTTATTAATGAATCAAAAGGGATTTTCCAAAGTAAATTGCTAAATTTTACCGCTCTGGATAAAGGAAATTTCTCAAAATTTTTAAGACAACTTGAAAATAAGGATTTGATTTATAGAGTTGCAAGTGAAGAAATGATTGGACAAAATATGTGTTATCTTACTAAAAATGGTAAAAAATTAATTCCTCATTTAAAAGACACTCTTGATAAATGGCAAAATTCACTTTTAGAAAACATAGAAAATGAAAAGGTTGAAAATTTTAATAAAGTATCTAAGTCAATTTCTGAAAATCTTATTGAAAAATTAAAAATAAAATGGTAAGACACTTTATTATCACAAAACTCCATCATTTTCAATCTTTCCTTTCATGGCAGGCTTTACAAAATATTTTCCCATTTATCATATTCTTCCCATATCTGGATATTTGATATTTTACTTATTTGCTTCTTCCCTGATTTTTATAAAAACAAGTAAAGGTTCTTATCTTATGTTTTTTGTATATCTTTACGGTACTTTTTGATATATAATGATAATCTCTCAAGTAACAATTGTCGGGAAATCATATATGTTAAAAGAACATATTTTTACAAAGGAGGATTAATATTTTGTACATTTTTATATAATCACTTTGGTACATTTTGGTATTGTCATTTACAATTATATTCCGTATAATATTTTTTGAAGTTAAAATCTTTTGATTTTTCTAAATATAATATATCTCCGTTATGTTTCACAATTCCCATTAATTTCGTTTTAGGATGGGTTGCAAAATATGCTAAATCTTTATTTGAGAAAAATTCATTGTTAGGATGATTATGTAATACGTATTTATAATCAAAGCTTCCCAAATCTAATTCGCTTTCGGTACCATAAATTTTTTCTTCAAATCCATTAAACATGAATGCTATCTCCATTGAATTATTAGAATCTCTAGCTTCGATTAATAATTCCTTATTAAATTTTACAGAGCGTCATTTTCAGCTTGATTTAAATTATCAACATTAGGTCCATTTAAATTGTTCACAACGTTATCATTAATCGGATAAATCTTATCCCCATGTCCACGTGAAATATGATTATTCTTTCCTTCAATCATCCTCATTAACTCATCTTCACTATCATAATCCAAACCTTCAAGCATATCGCTTAAATGCGAACGACAATAAGGATGAAGCGGTGGAGCATTTACTCCGATTTTAATTTTATCAATAGGAATAATTCTTTGGCCGTGTTCCCTGCATATTTTTGAAGTCCTTTTATCAAGTGTGGCTTCAAACTTTTTAGCAAGTATTCCACGTCTTTTACTATCATCTAATTCTGCTGTATTTACCACGTATGATGTTAATATTCAAGTTCATGTTGCTCTCGCATTTAATTCTAGTTTATCAGTCCACTTTCTATCGCATTTATTTTATATTTTTCAGATATTTCCTATCCTAATTTTCCCTTGTATACCTTAATCCATACAATACAAGACTTCTTCTGTTTTTTTTTTTAAACATTACCATTGTTAAAAACTTTAATATTTTTCTTGTTTAGATATAGATTTATCATTCAATTATTTCATTCGTTCGTCTATCTAAGATTTAACTCCTTGATTTTTTTACGATATTTTTATGTATTATTAAAGAAACAGGAATGGGAAGCGGCGACTTCAAATCTACAATAGTAGAAATTATTATGTATTCTTAAAGGCTTTTATGGGATAAGGATAGCTCGAACAATCTACAATAGTAGAAATTATTATGTATTCTTAAAGAGATGATACCAAAATTTAGAGCGTGGGAATCTACAATAGTAGAAATTATTATGTATTCTTAAAGAGATGATACCAAAATTTAGAGCGTGGGAATCTACAATAGTAGAAATTATTATGTATTCTTAAAGAGATGATACCAAAATTTAGAGCGTGGGAATCTACAATAGTAGAAATTATTATGTATTCTTAAAGGTTTGACTTCTTCAACCGAATTGTCGCATCTACAATAGTAGAAATTATTATGTATTCTTAAAGAAGTATTTTGAATATTGCCATATAGTCATCTACAATAGTAGAAATTATTATGTATTCTTAAAGTGAAAAAAATATAGGTATTGCAACAGTTATCTACAATAGTAGAAATTATTATGTATTCTTAAAGAATATAGGAGAAAATTTTGAAGAAACATCTACAATAGTAGAAATTATTATGTATTCTTAAAGGAAATCAAAGTGTATTTGCCAAACTTCGATCTACAATAGTAGAAATTATTATGTATTCTTAAAGGACCGCTGTAAATGATTTTTACACACAATATCTACAATAGTAGAAATTATTATGTATTCTTAAAGTTATATAGATTAGGCTCTTCCACAGAAATCTACAATAGTAGAAATTATTATGTATTCTTAAAGAAAATAAATGAAAAATATTTTAAAATCGATCTACAATAGTAGAAATTATTATGTATTCTTAAAGCGCCATTATTCTCGATATTGTGTCAATTAATCTACAATAGTAGAAATTATTATGTATTCTTAAAGATTGATTTTTATACCCTAATCGACTAGCATCTACAATAGTAGAAATTATTATGTATTCTTAAAGAGCTATAAGAGGAAGTTTGAAAACCGCAATCTACAATAGTAGAAATTATTATGTATTCTTAAAGATAATAACAGCCCAGTATCATTTGTACATCTACAATAGTAGAAATTATTATGTATTCTTAAAGAGCTAATGCATATATATTCAATAAAAGTGCTCTTATTGTCACTAAAGTTAGTATTGAAACGCATAAACTCTTATTTTTCGAATACATTTTTGAAATCCTTTAAGAATATTAAAAATTAAGTTATAGGTTTTACACTATTATTATATCATCATTTTCATGAATTGGATAGCCATAATTAATAATACTATCTTTATCTACTTTATATATCATTACACTATCAGATTCCTTAAATAATTTTTTGAATTTATTCTCAATATCCGATTTGACTAAGTTTAATATCCTCTCTGAATTTTTCACACAAAATATTGAATATTGTATTCTGTATCCATATTTACTTAAATATTTAGAGAATTTAGTTCTAACCTTATCATCTTTTATGTCATAGCTAACAAAAATCATAATTTACCTACTTATATTTATATATCGGAAATTTTGATATATCTTTATTTTTCATAAATGCTCTATAATAATTTTGTATATACAAAAACATTTCTTCTCTATTATCAAGTATTGCTTTCATCAAATAGCCAACATATTTCTTAGATTCTTTATAATTTAATGTTACTTGAAAATTTCTTATAGTAAAATCATTTGTATCTATCATATTTAAATTATTCATTTTAACAATCTGATAATCAATTATTGGTCTAAATGGTTCAACCATATCACAAACTAATGATTTTCTTTTATAAAATATTTTATGATAAACACCTATATATGAATCAAAACCAAAACATTTCAATAAAGCCTCTATATATGTAAATAATAAAGTATATCCTAAATCCATTAAACAATTATTTATGTCATGTTTAACTCTAGGTCTTCTTCCATGCCAATTCTGACCTACAAATAACGTAGAAAAATATAATCTTGATGCTGATCCTTCAATTCCTAATAATGATTTATCATCTTTAACATTATCAATTTTTAAGTAATATTCATATAATTTCATTTTAACATTTGTAAATATTATTCTATCTAAATCAGACTTTTTTAATGCTAAAATTTGATTATCAATTTTATTTTTCACAAAATATTTTGCAATTTCAAAATTATTTTTGTTATAATACTGTCTTTGTCTTAAAATAGTATTCCCTTCTAAAGGTATACAAAATGATTCTATAATCCGAAAAGAATGTGAAAATAAAAATATTGAATAACCAAATTTTTTTGCCCTTTTTATTAATGGAGTAGTGATATTATAATTCCCTACAATCCATAAAAAAAAATTCGATATCCTGTGCTTTGATGAATAATCTCTCCATTTCTATCTTCAACAATTAAATTATCATTCTGAATTCTAAATTTTTCACCTTTATTTGTAAATACTATAATAATTTTCTTAAACATATAATCATTTCTACTTAACATCTATCCCTCCGCATAGAGGATTGTAAATACAATTTTTACACTTTTGAATATTCGTTTGATTAAAATTCAAATAATCAAAATTATTTATTTCATTTATCACTGATTCAAATTTTTCAAACATTTCTTTATCTTCATATGGTAACTTAATTTTATAATGCTTATGATCATCTATACTGTATACTTCGATAGAATTAATTTTAAAACCCATTTCTAATAAAGAAAAGTATTGTGCATAAGTTTGAAATACATAACCATCAAATATTTGTTTTACTTTTTTCTTTCTTTCAACTAATTTCCCCTCATCAATGTAAAATGTATCTAACTTACCTACAAGATTATATTTTTCACAATATAAAGATGTTCCTTGTAATACATTTTTTCTACTAGAATATCTATTTTCATCAACTGCAGAATGTGCGTAACTTCCATTAGTTTGAAATGTACTTTTATATATACTATCATCAAAATCAATATAATATGAATGAAAATAAAGTGACATAGGGCAAAATATAAAATCATTAAGTTCAGCAAAAGTTATTAATTGTTCCATAATATTTGAGGGAGGTAAAACCTCCCTTCTCCTTTCTAACTTATAATAAAATCAATCCAATCTTCATTTTTAATTTTTAAATCAACTTTTGAATCATCAGAGTTACTTATTCTTTCTATTAGTAATAATCCTTTTCTTGCAATATTAAATGCCCCATTAGCATCTCCATTATCAGGAAGTTTAAGGTTTTTAATAGCAACATCATTGGAATTATAATAATTTCCATTCTCATCTGCAACAGGAGATATAATATAATCTTGGATATTATCATGGTTTCTTAATTGAACACTATACTTAAACGCATCAAAAACAACCTTTAATAATTTTATTTTCTTAGAATCGTTTATTTTATCAATTAAAGAAATTATATCTTTATCTTTATCTTCAAAATTAATTCCAAGTTCTATTAATTTATTTTTAAGAATCTCTGTAGGTTTAACATAAAAATATTCCTTCTTTTTGGAATTATAACTTATTCTTTCTCCCCTTGTTGATACTATCCATTTTTTAGATTTTTTATTTTTGAATGATACAAAATTAAATTTTTCAAAATTTTTATAATCAAAAATGAATTTAAAATCTAAATCTTCATTATCAAAATATATATTCTTAAATCCCTTAATAAATTCCTCATACTTAGTAGTATTAATAGAGTTTAATCTAAATAAATTTGTGAAACCAGTCACAGGGTCTATTACAGAAGTATATGCAGCAGGTAAATAGAATACTATACCATTTTGTCCTTGTAAATCTTGATACGAATCAACTGGATAACATGCTTGTATTGGATTTAATATTCCTGAAGGTTCTAAATTTTTTCCTTCATCATAGGTTTCCTTAAATGATAAAGCAGAAAGTTTGTTCATTAATGCTAGTTCAAATTTTTGATAAACTTGTCTCTCTACTTTGAATCTACCACGTTTAAAACCTTGATTAAGATTTTCCAAAATAACAATAGCTTCATAATCTATTATTAATTTACTCAATTTATGAACAACATGACTTAAGTAACCATCTTTCAGTTCTTTAATTTTATTTATATTTGTCCAATTTTTTCTAGCTCTATCTCTATCTTCTTCTCTTGTTCTAAGTTTATCTTGATAATCAACTTCTACTATAGAATTATCAAATCTATTTTGATTTAGAGTATTCAATGAACCTTGTTCAACAATGTTACCTTCTAAATCAATAACAGAGTAATAAAGTAAATGTCTCTCTCCTCTATCAATACCAATAATATGTTTTATTTCTCTATCTTTTATCATATTTTGTACAATCGAATTTACATTTTGATTAGATTTTAGGTCCCAATTAAACGTAATTGGAACATGGAAGAAAAACTGTGATTCAGAGTATCTTCTATCTTTTATTATGTCAAATCTCGCTTCTTTATAATTTAATACATCTTTGTTAAATAATGTTATTGCCTTATCACTTAAATCTTTTCTACCGATTTTTTTATTTAAATATCTATAGCATTCATGATAAATATTTTCTGGAATAGTATTTCCATCTTTATCAATTTTATTTAATAAGATGCTACCTTCTTTATGAATAATTGGCTTCTTTTCTAATTTTTTTCTGTAAAATATTTCTGCCTGTCCATTTAATTTTAGTTTTCTAGCCTTTAAATTTTCATCACTAAACATAGATAACCAATATAATGTGTGTAAGTTTTTCTTACCCTTACTTTCAGGACTAAAGTCTTTATTATAAATTTGGAAAAGCAATAATTTTCCGTCTTCAACTGCTTTATTTACTAAATCTTCATTTATAGTATCAAAATCTAAACTATACCCATAAGAATCAACATCTGCATAGAATTGATCCAATTTATCATAGTATTTTGCTTCTTTTAATTTAGAATAATCAAAATCTTGAGTTCCTTGATATTTATTTAAAAATTTCTTACAGAAAGTTATCCATTGATTCAATGCATTTCTATATCCTACTTTATCATCTGTATTTCTTAAATAATCTATTTGATATTTCTTTTTCCCATCAACTAGATTATTCTGTAATTCATACAATTCTTTTGATATCTCTAATCGACCTACAAACTGATTAGATAAATAAATAGATTTATCTTCTCCATTTTCAAAATGATTCTTGACTTCTTTTTTAGAAATAGAACATTTAGGGATCATTTTTGCAGCGTCAGGAAATAGATTATATTTCATTATTTCATAACAATTTTCTAAAAAATTAGTTATATTATTATCTAAAAGTTTATTATCTTCAAGTATACCTAAATAATAATTTCCATCTTTTCTTAAAATTATACTTCTATTATCAGATATTTTACTTTCACTCCAGCCATCTGCTAAAGTTGGAAAATCAAAATTAATTTTTATTTTTTCTTTGTCTGAATATTTTCTAGTCAAATAATTTCTTGTCAAATTATATAATTGAATTATATTATAATCTGAAATAACTTCATTTAGTAATGGATAAAATGCTTCATCTAAATCCAATTCATCATTATTTATTAATAGTAATTTCCATTTATGATATTCTTCTAAATGTTTTTCTAAATATTCTTTAATAGCCTCTAATTTCATTGGACTACCATAAATCGGTGTTTCAACTTTTAGTCTTTCAATAATATTAATTTTAAACTTTTCCAATAAAACATTAAAAACATCAATTTCTTCATATCCTTCCACAGAACTAACAAGTTCTTGAATTTCCATTAAAGTTAAATATCCTTTTGCTTTACTAGTTTCATCTAATTCGATGTATTTTTTATATTTTTTCTTTTCTTCTTTTGTACCTTCTGTAATTTTTAAAGAATATCCTCTTCTAATTACATCCCATTGTCCAAAGAGCATTTGAGAAAATTTTTGTGTATTTCTAGCATCTATATAAATATCTTCACTGTTTGCTGTTCTTAAGGAATTATACAAATTTTCTAATTGTACAAATATCGATGGGGAAACTTCAGTAGATTCAAAAAATGAAACATTAAATTTATTTATCCTATCTACTAAGTCATTATCATCTTCAATTTGATCAATTAAAAATGATGTTGATTCTGAGTATTCTAATATTTGCTTCCTCAATTTAGTTAATACACCTAATTTAATATTTTTTGTATAAGGATTTCTTCTTAATTGTTGCTGAGTAAGATTTAATATTTCATTAATTCCCTGAACTTTTTCGCCATTTTCTTTTGTAAATCCTCCTCGTATTGCTTGATATGTATCTATTCCTTTTTGAGTTATAACATAATTAAATCCATTAGGGTTAAAAAAATCTTTAATTGATTTATCAATACTCATAATTCCTTCGGATTTTAAATTTTTTTCCAAATTATCTAATTTGTCTTCTAAATATTTAATATTTTTATTAAATACTTGTATATTTTTATAAAAATACACAAAGTTTTCATTTACAACCCTAAATGGTATACCTGTTGCAATATCTTTATCAGTAAAAATATTTTTTCTTGCTTCCCAAAAATTACTTAATCTAGTCGTAAATTTGTTATATAAATTAATGCCATTAAAATATTCTTTATTATAAATATTGGTGGTTTCAACAAATTTTGGTAAAATTTCTAAGATAAACTCTTTCTTAAATAATTTTCCATATAACTCTTTATTTTTTTTTACAATATCTTTAGAGAATTTTTCTCCATTTTTATCCAACTCTCCTGATAAAATATTTAATAATATTTTTCTATATTCTGACTGAATAGTTGTTAAATTTTTTTTAGATTCTTTATCAGTGGAATTTAAAAGTTCATGTGCATAATATAATTTTATCCAGTCTAAATTTAAATCAGTTAACCTATTTCTAATATATTGTCTGTAATAATCATCTGCAATATTTTTTAAAATCGGATAAAAATTATTACGCTCAAAATCTTTATCTAATTTACCTAATTTTTCTAAATTTTCAAGTGTTTTCCCTACTGGTTTAAGCCTAAATCTAAGAGTTTTAGAAATAGATGCTATATTTGTAAGTCTTTCAAAAGACATTATTTTCTCCTTTATAATTTTATTTAACATTTACACGATTTTAATTTTAAAAAAAGAATTTATTTATAGTAGAAATTATATTATGTTAATATTTTATCAAATTATGCAAGTGTTATAATAATATTATAACAATTAAATATAAAAATTCAAATATGTATTATGCTATCTTTGAAAATAGTATTTTTCATAAAAAAGAAGCGATTAACAAATAATAGCATTCTAAACTATCTTTATCTACTTTAGTAGAAATTTTACAATTAATTATAACATAATTTATTATTAAATTTATAATTATATTTATATAATCACTTTTAATAAATAACCTATTTCTATATTTTTTAATTATTAAATAAACTCTTCACTCATTTTCCCACCAACAATCTTGAAAACTCTATCACAATATTTTAAAAGTCTGTTATCATGGAATTGCATTATAGTTTTTCTATTTGATTCTTCTGTAATCTCTTTTAGATTTTTTACTACATCTATCGCCCTATTTGTATCTAAGCTTGCTGTAGGTTCATCTGCTAATATTAATTATATTTTATTTAAAATCATTTGCATTTTTATACACAACAACTCTTGATAAGTTTATTGATGAAATATCATAATTTCTAAAGTCATCTAGTGCATTTTTAGCCATCATTGATGATAACAAATTTAAATTTGTTCTTGACTTAAGGACAATTCACTTTTAAAAAATATAAAAAATGAAAGGTTGAAAATTTTAATTATGTATCTAAGTTAATTTCAGAAAATATTATAGAACAGTTAACGAGAAAATGGTAAGACACTGTTATTTGTCTTACCATTATTAAAACATATTTATTATAATCTAAATATATTAACCTTTAAGTAATTTTATCTATATGTATTTTCTATATAAATATACTTTTAGTTAACTTAAATTTTATTTTTTAACTGAATTTGTGAAAATATTTAATTCTTAAAT
Protein-coding regions in this window:
- the cas12a gene encoding type V CRISPR-associated protein Cas12a/Cpf1; its protein translation is MSFERLTNIASISKTLRFRLKPVGKTLENLEKLGKLDKDFERNNFYPILKNIADDYYRQYIRNRLTDLNLDWIKLYYAHELLNSTDKESKKNLTTIQSEYRKILLNILSGELDKNGEKFSKDIVKKNKELYGKLFKKEFILEILPKFVETTNIYNKEYFNGINLYNKFTTRLSNFWEARKNIFTDKDIATGIPFRVVNENFVYFYKNIQVFNKNIKYLEDKLDNLEKNLKSEGIMSIDKSIKDFFNPNGFNYVITQKGIDTYQAIRGGFTKENGEKVQGINEILNLTQQQLRRNPYTKNIKLGVLTKLRKQILEYSESTSFLIDQIEDDNDLVDRINKFNVSFFESTEVSPSIFVQLENLYNSLRTANSEDIYIDARNTQKFSQMLFGQWDVIRRGYSLKITEGTKEEKKKYKKYIELDETSKAKGYLTLMEIQELVSSVEGYEEIDVFNVLLEKFKINIIERLKVETPIYGSPMKLEAIKEYLEKHLEEYHKWKLLLINNDELDLDEAFYPLLNEVISDYNIIQLYNLTRNYLTRKYSDKEKIKINFDFPTLADGWSESKISDNRSIILRKDGNYYLGILEDNKLLDNNITNFLENCYEIMKYNLFPDAAKMIPKCSISKKEVKNHFENGEDKSIYLSNQFVGRLEISKELYELQNNLVDGKKKYQIDYLRNTDDKVGYRNALNQWITFCKKFLNKYQGTQDFDYSKLKEAKYYDKLDQFYADVDSYGYSLDFDTINEDLVNKAVEDGKLLLFQIYNKDFSPESKGKKNLHTLYWLSMFSDENLKARKLKLNGQAEIFYRKKLEKKPIIHKEGSILLNKIDKDGNTIPENIYHECYRYLNKKIGRKDLSDKAITLFNKDVLNYKEARFDIIKDRRYSESQFFFHVPITFNWDLKSNQNVNSIVQNMIKDREIKHIIGIDRGERHLLYYSVIDLEGNIVEQGSLNTLNQNRFDNSIVEVDYQDKLRTREEDRDRARKNWTNINKIKELKDGYLSHVVHKLSKLIIDYEAIVILENLNQGFKRGRFKVERQVYQKFELALMNKLSALSFKETYDEGKNLEPSGILNPIQACYPVDSYQDLQGQNGIVFYLPAAYTSVIDPVTGFTNLFRLNSINTTKYEEFIKGFKNIYFDNEDLDFKFIFDYKNFEKFNFVSFKNKKSKKWIVSTRGERISYNSKKKEYFYVKPTEILKNKLIELGINFEDKDKDIISLIDKINDSKKIKLLKVVFDAFKYSVQLRNHDNIQDYIISPVADENGNYYNSNDVAIKNLKLPDNGDANGAFNIARKGLLLIERISNSDDSKVDLKIKNEDWIDFIIS